Within the Pengzhenrongella sicca genome, the region TCCGCCGCGTGTCGCCCCTTCAGGGCGATCAGCACGCCTCCTTGGACCAACAGGGGGAGCGTCCAGCGCGCGAGTCGGTCGAGCGGGGCGACCGCGCGGGCGGTGATCGCATCTGCCTGCAGCTCGCCGTGGAGGTCCTCGGCCCGGCCGCGTCGCACGTCGACGTTCGTGAGCCCCAGGTGCTCGACCACCTCGCGCAGCCACTCGATGCGACGCTCCATCGGCTCGAGGAGAGTGACCTCGACCTCCGGGAGCATCACGGCGAGCACGATCCCTGGCAGGCCCGCACCCGACCCGACGTCGACGAGCCTGCCCGTCGACGGAAGCAGCGGCGCGACTGCGGCCGAGTTAAGGATGTGCCGCTCCCAGAGCTTCGCCGCCTCACGCGGGCCGATCAGCCCGCGCAGCACGCCCTGCTCCGTGAGCAGGGCGTGGAACCGCGCGAGCACCGGGTACACCTCGCCGAAGTACTCGATCAGGCGCGGGTCGTCGGTCAAGGGGTCGGGCGCGGCATCGGCTTCCGCGGGCGCCACCACCTCGGGGGCACCGCCGTCGACGTCAGCCACGACCTCGTCT harbors:
- the rsmG gene encoding 16S rRNA (guanine(527)-N(7))-methyltransferase RsmG, which encodes MTNVDGPSAIDQDEVVADVDGGAPEVVAPAEADAAPDPLTDDPRLIEYFGEVYPVLARFHALLTEQGVLRGLIGPREAAKLWERHILNSAAVAPLLPSTGRLVDVGSGAGLPGIVLAVMLPEVEVTLLEPMERRIEWLREVVEHLGLTNVDVRRGRAEDLHGELQADAITARAVAPLDRLARWTLPLLVQGGVLIALKGRHAAEEVESAKYVIKKLGGGAAQIVEVGTVDGVDITTAVRVVRETVRGSAGARAASKRTQGSSSGRGGSGTRGATA